GAAGCAGAACTCAATCAGCATCAGAAGCTAGAAAAGCTTTACATATCCACCCGTGCTGCCAAGGTTTTTCTTATATACCGTCGTTGACtagtttgatgttttgattACTTTTAATTTGGACTCAATGCATTCTTCGTTTTCAGCATTACCAAAGGGATATTGTTCGTGGTGTGGAAGGTTATATAGTCACGGGGTCAAAACAAGTTGAGATAGGTGATTTTGTTGGCACTTGATTGttaactttttgtatatatatatatatatatatatatatttttttttatggctgTTGTAGACTTGAATTGGCTCACAGGCATGGTTTTCATTGTGCACTCATTGTTCCTCAGGGACCAAACTGTCGGAGGATAGCAGGAAATATGGTTCAGATAATACATGTACAAATGGTAACGTATTAATAAGGGCTGCACTGAGCTATGGGCGTGCTCGGGCACAAATGGAGAAGGAGCGTGGAAATATGTTAAAGGCTCTTGGTACACAGGTTTGTCTTTCTCAGTCTCCACCAATGTGTCAAGTACATAACTTGTGTATGTGATAGAAATACACAAAGAATTGCTTTCTTGTCATTGCTAGTGGAATGACTGCCATTTATGGGAAGATCTATTGTTTTAatctggattttttttgttacataccTTCGAGTCAATAAGTGTCATGGTGTTTACTTGGTTGGATCTTTCTTTATATGACTACTATAATCACATCACACTAATATTTAAATCTTAGGTTGCTGAGCCACTACGAGCAATGGTTTTGGGAGCCCCGTTGGAGGATGCTAGACATCTTGCTCAACGTTATGACAGAATGCGCCAAGAAGCTGAAGCTCAGGTACCATGAAGGAATTTGATTATCATTCATAGAAATATGGGTGTTTTCCTCTTTTTAGAACTAGCATTTGTTATTACTACCGTGATAGAATTTTACTCATGGTCTGATATAAACAGGCTACAGAAGTTGCAAGACGTCAAGCAAAGGCGAGAGAGTCTCAAGGTAATCCTGACATCCTGATGAAACTCGAATCTGCTGAAGCAAAACTTCACGacttaaaatcaaatatgaCAATACTGGGGAAGGAAGCTGCTTCTGCTTTAGCTTCCGTTGAggatcaacaacaaaaattgacTCTTGAGCGACTTCTTTCAATGGTAGTGCAATTGGTTGCAAGCTCTATTGTTAGGTCGACTTTGTTTTACTTACCTATATGTACTTTGTTGAAACAACTGTATTGTTCATTCCTCATTTCAGGTTGAATCTGAACGTGCCTACCATCAAAGAGTCCTCCAAATACTTGATCAGCTCGAAGGAGAGGTTGGTGTGCATCACTTTTACAGCTTTCATTATTCTGTCATAGTGATAGTATTCTTGTCGAATAGCCAGTTTATCATTATACGAGTCAACTAAGGGAAAAATTGAACATTCTTGAACCTACAGATGGCATCTGAGAGGCAACGTATAGAAGCTCCGTCTACTCCCTCGAGTGCAGAAAGTATGCCGCCACCTCCATCATATGAGGAAGCTAATGGAGTGTTTGCATCTCAGATGCATGACACGTCAACAGATAGCATGGGTTACTTCTTAGGAGAGGTATGCCACTCAGGTCTATAATGATGTCTAGTGCCTTTTTAACAAAAGACCTAGTTAAAACTTCTGTTTACATTGGTGGTAACAATTTCAAAGAGATAATAGGATTATAAGTTCTCTACGAATGCATTGGATGTAGATAAAGTGTTTCTGATTAGAGAACCGAAAGACAGGCAGGCTACATCAAGATTCCTTTTGGTCCTCGTTTGATGTGCCATTGTAACATACTATTCCCCTTTTAAAAACGTTTTCAGGTCTTGTTCCCATATCACGGTGTGACAGATGTCGAGCTGAGCTTATCAACTGGTGAATATGTTGTTGTTAGAAAGGTTCGATAGTAAACCAACTCCCAcatgagaaaacaaacaaagtctcCTTTAGTTCAAGAGTGTTTGTTTGAAACCCCATTTGTCTGTTTGTCCCTATCAGGTTACAGGCAGCGGATGGGCAGAAGGTGAATGCAAAGGCAGAGCCGGTTGGTTCCCTTACGAGTACATTGAAAGACGGGAACGAGTTCTTGCTAGCAAAGTATCCGAAGTTTTCTGAGAATTCAATGGTAACATCGTCGTTTGTTGTGGCTATTGGTAATGGAATTGAGTTGCTTCTGTAGAAGAGTTGTGTGTTctgtagaaagaaaaagaaagggagaaagatTTACCGGCGAAACAGATTTTGGGATTGAATTAACGTTCATGAGGATCAGAGATGTGGATTTCTGCGATTTTCTGAATCTGCTAGTGTTCAATTTTTAGGTCCTCTCTTTGGCATTTGATGTAAACGCCAAATCTCTTATCTATTTTCATATGTGTATACAGTTCTTCTTTTGGGTCTTATTTGTGACCTTTCTTTGTTCAATTTACTTTCATTTGATAACACCTTAAAATGTTATAAACaagtgattatttttttttttttatcaaattaacgCAAATGATCATACATACACAGATACACTTAACGTTGGAATCTGGTGTTGTACATTATGGGGATGATGGAAGAACTTATAACTTCACAAAAACGATTAATCAAAACCGTTGACCCTTTCTTACATCACTACTACAGTGTTTTACGACAGTGTTTTGCATTCTGTTTCGCTCACTTTctaaactcagccgtaaggaaACAATCTTGATCAAACATTCAAAGAAGCTATGACTTCAAGATCTTGAAGTGACACAATCACCAGCTTCACTACTTACATTGATTTGCTTTGAGATACATAACGACTATGGCCAATAGAAGCACAAACATTACAATCTGCAGTTTCAGGAATAGAGTAGAGGAGGATGATAAGTAacatacaaaatatgaaacactTTCTATGGAAGCCGGATAACAAAATTAACTTACAAAGACATCCTTCGATTGTGCATCATCTTTAACATAAGTTTTTCTGACCGGAATAAGAAAGAGACAAATATTCATTAGaacctcaaccaaaaaaaacaaaagatcattCTCCTGATCAATGACTGTAACAATATTGGTTATAACAAGtagaagaaaccaagaaaaaacagagtCTACCTTTTGTGAAGGACTCCATTATCTCTGGAAACTTTCTTAATTGTTTCGAGTCGGTTTAATGTTTTCATGGCATCAGGATCGCTCTTGTCAACCTATTATAAATAGAACACATATTTCATCTTCTAATTACCAGCAGTGAACACAGGATATATACtgattaacatatatatttacctTTGATTGTAGCATGCAAGAAAAATCATAGAACAAACCATAGACATCATCCATATTCTTTGTTCGATCAATGATTTTAGCTATTAGCcctaaataatataaatcatttgTCAATAGATCAGCTTTCATATAAGGTAACTCACAAATAACTGATTAGCCTTTGGTTCTAATTAAGCCTTGGCAATTAGATGATGAAATTATGTTAAAGCTAGGTTATAAAACCAAACTGATCAAGATAAAAACATCTTACCTCGCCTCAATCTCACGACACCTCTAAAGACTTGTATATTGTTATAGCATAATGCTAGTGTTCCAATCGCCACGATCTATCAATAAGGAAATATATTTCATGTTAACATAAACACTTCTCAAGTTGATGGCAGCGTAGTATGTGAAATTAgcatctatatatgtatataaatttatattctcTAACCTGAGGGATGGCACAAGACTGAAATATAGCAGGATCACGCAATGAAGCCAAGGATTTCAAACAATCTTCAACGTGAATCAATGCATTAGTGACCATTTCATTCAAACACTTCACTGCTTTTGTTGAATTCTCCTCATATTGAAGTCCTACATTATAAGAATTCAGAAAAATAAGAGTTACATTGTCTACTAATATAAGATCTTCATATAGTACTTGAGAGTGAAGTTATATGCACCTCAAGCTTGTCAACATATTTTCCCCAGATCTCACGAGGCCAAAACATGCGCGATTTTGGTATCTCATTAATGTCTTCAAGATAATCTTTGATAATGTTTGTTTTctagaaaataagataaaaacacaaaaaaaaaaaattcaaagattacaaatatatatagattcgaCTAAGTAACATTGTACATGTCAATATCCATTGTGATGATGATACCTGGAGAAATAAACCTGTAGAATTTGAAATGTGCTCCCAGTCTGGAGTCAGCATTTCTAATTCTGAAGTGATGAAGATTTTTGACAAACCTAAACCCACAAGTCCAGCAGCATAATGGCAGTATTCATCATAGCCATCAACTGTTTCTACCTGTTCGGGGATACACAAATAATTTCATCTCTCAATAGTTTAACTACTATATCCAAACTTCAAAagtgaaaccaacaaaatccacaTCACAAACCTCTTTACAAATGAACGTGGCCATTCCTGCACCCATTCTTTTAGTTATATCTTCAATAGCCTCTTGATACCTTTTGTGTAAGTTAGGAAAAAGACATaaattagtatatccaaattcaGTGGATCAATCAATAttagaaacagaacaaaattgctaaaaaaactaattaacccTTTTTCAAGTTCCAGAAAAGCTGCAGAAACATGGTGAAACTGGTCCATTAACACCTTGTACTCTTTCGTACCACCTAGGATTGAATGGAGAGTAATTAAGTTAAAACTTTCATCTGAAAGATTAAAATGTGAAGAGACTCTTCTTACTCACATGAAAAATGCCAGTCACAATCGTATATGTGACGGTGGAAAGCTATCAGAATTGGAAGTTTGATCTCCACTGCTACGCTGGTGTCATCCTCTGTTGTAACAAAAATTAGACTAAAAATGATACTAACTTTTAAAGATGAATACattattaaagaaacaaaagacttgGAGAAAAAGATTCATCAAATCAAAGGCAATGTTTGGATACGACAGTTATGAAGCACTAACCGACGGTATCAAGAGCTCGGAGAATCAAGTAGAACACACACACCTAATTCAGACatatcaaataagaaaatgttGGAAATAATGCTTTAACTTTAAATAAAAGGTGACAGAGCTTTGTATATAAGCCCgtgtttatattttgttgacacAGAGAAGCAAAATACGTACTGCGTTACGAAGCTCAGTGCCAAGTTGttgaataacaagagaaaaGCTTTTAGAAACTTTGTGGAGCATTGAATAACAGAAAGCTAAGTTTGGCTCAAGTGGGATCTGCTTCTGAGCTTTGTTTATAGCAATTTTCAACTTCAAAAGCGGATATAACTCATCCGGGTGTCTCAAAATCGTACTCAAGCTTCCCATTTTTTTcagaaacaggaaaaaaaaaactcctttgAAACAATGGAGGATTCGTTGGCAAACAAAATGTCAGACACGTCTTAACCAGGGCCATCTCAAAGGAATGGTAGGCCCTGTTACTGTTGCTATAATAATACAACGATTATGGCCCTTGtcaataaaaaatcaaagaccCCACGCCCCACGGCATATGCACACGGGCTCCACACAGAATCGCACTTTGGCCTTTGCTCTTAACTTGTCACGGTGATACATGTTTATTATTGGTCCAACGAATGTTCTTTTCTTGGCATTTAAAATGTTTTGCCGCGTGCTACACGCTTAacgttaaaaatataataaatcttagCTTGATTTACGACAGACTGTTGCCGacctaaagaaaataaaagagatgaacaaaagaccaaaagaaagaaggaactTCAAACAATACTCTTTTTATAAAACACAAAGGGATAAAAAGTTGATGAACAAATGCATGTTTTAGACAAAGAAGGTAGTAAACTAAAATAGAATCCATGGTTCTATACCAAACCAAGTTTATATTCTGTTTTTCTGGAAACAATCTTCAGTGGCGTGTATAAGAATGAACCTAGAAAACCACTGTTCAATCATGATCTAAACATCTTAAATGATGGGTGATACAGTCTGACTCGCTTACATTGATTACTCCCATCATTCAGTTTGCTCTCAGATATGCAAAGACTATTGCCAGTAGAATGACAACCATTATAATCTGCATTTTCAGGTAGACAAGCGCATAAGTTatgtattttcttttacaaTGAGATGCTTatatggaaaaaggaaaaataaatgcAACTTACAAAGACATTGTTTGGTTGTCCTTTGTCATCAACATATGATTTTCTGAAAGGAAGAGAGACAAAGATTCAacagaaaccaaaccaaaaagaaagattacGATCATTTTTAATCTTAATCAGGAATACTTGGAAGATTAGTTGCTTGAGACCAGTTTCTTAGTGAGAGGTTTAATCTAGTTCCGTTTTTGGGATCATAGAAAAGACTGTACCTGTTATTAAGGACTCCAGTGTCTATGCAGAGTTTCTGCACGGCTTCAAGTCTGTTTAGTGTCTTACTGGCATTTGGGTCGTTCCTGTCAACCTATGTACATATAGTCCATGGAAATATACAAATCATTATCTAAGAATAGGACAAAgtgacaaaacaaagaaaaaaggagaaactAATGATGTACCTTTGTTTTCAGCATGCAAGAAAAATCATAGAATGCACCATAGACATCAGCCATTGTCTTTGTGCGATCAATGACTTTAGCAGTTAGACCTTAACAACAGAGAGTTATTCAACAATATTAGCTAGCATTCAGAAAACAATGCTTGCTAACACTTCTCAAGCTCgtggataataaaaaaaaatgatggatTTCCCTTTCGCAGATATAaatatcagggattggcctgcATAATATCTAAGGCTTAATATCGTACCTCGCCTCAGTTTTACAACGCCTCTAAATACTTGTACATTGTTATAGCATAATGCAAGTGTTCCAATCGCCATGATCTGATCAAGAAAACACATCCAAGTAAAGCAATGTTAACTTCTAACTTCTAAGGCATTTTAAATCAAAGCAGAAGAATTAAAGAGGGGAATCTCTAGTTTCATATGACGAGGCAAACAATACAAATAGTTCTTAACGAGAACTTTAAAGACTAGCAATATTATGATATTTCCTTCTCTAACCTGAGGGATGGCACAGAAACGAAATATGGAAGGATCACGCAACGCAGCCATGTATTTCAGGCAATCTTCAATATGCATCAACGCATTGGTAACCAGTTCATTCAAGCACTGCACGGATTTGGTAGAGTTCTCCTCGTATTTTAAATCCTACATTACAATTTATAAATCACCATAAAAGGCATTGTCAGTAAATAGCCAATATGGGTGACATCAGATCTAAGATGAGAGCTTGAGAGTGGTATGTATGTACCTCAAGCTTGTCAGCATATTTGCCCCAAATTTCGCGAGGCCAAAACATGCGGGATTTTGGTATCTCATTAATGTCCTCAAGATAATCTCTGATAATGTTTGTTTTCTGCAAATAAGACCAGTGTTATGAATTATTCGATGAAAAAAATTGTCCAAGGCTGCAAAATATTTGAGGAAGAAATATTGTAATACATTGTTGTACCTGTAGAAATAAACCCATTGAATTAGAAATCGCCTCCCAATCTGGTGTCAAAACCTCTGAGCCTCCAGCAAGGAAGAGTTTCGACAGACCTAAACCCACAAGCCCAGCAACATAGTGGCAGTATTCATCATAGTCATCAACAGTTTCTACCTGTGTATAACAGTGAAAACTGGATAAACTGGATCGGTATTCAAATGATTTGAGTTCTTCATGAAACATATCAATAAGTTTTGGTACTTTCAATACATGAATTACTACATCTCATTTCATATAAAAAGAATCACATGGTTCATTCAAAAATAGATCTGATGTTATGACTTATGAAGAGAGTAAAAATGACACAGTTCTAACTAAAACAAAGACCCCAGTCTAGTTCAAGACAGTTTGTTACCAtaactcaaaaacaaatcaaactatGAAAACATATGCTATGTATCACAAACCTCTTGGCAGATAAACTTGGCCATTCCTGCACCCATTCTTTTAGTAATTTCCTCGATAGCCTCTTGATACCTTCATATACCAaggtataaattataaaaataccaTATGTTAGTAATGTCAGAAAGCAGATTAGAGTTTCAACAAATTCAGCGACTCGATCAATAAACGAGAAACAACATGAGTAACAAACAAGAGAATAGAGCAGAAACGCATATAGCAAATAATAGAACTAACCCTTTTTCAAGTTCCAAAAAAGCTGCAGCAACGTGATGAAATTGGTCCATTAGAACCTTGTACTCCTTCGTACCACCTAAAGTTGAACGAGTAA
The sequence above is a segment of the Camelina sativa cultivar DH55 chromosome 10, Cs, whole genome shotgun sequence genome. Coding sequences within it:
- the LOC104716668 gene encoding squalene synthase 1 isoform X1; amino-acid sequence: MGSLGTMLRYPDDIYPLLKMKRAIEKAEKQIPPEPHWGFCYSMLHKVSRSFSLVIQQLNTDLRNAVCVFYLVLRALDTVEDDTSIPTDEKVPILIAFHRHIYNTDWHYSCGTKEYKVLMDQFHHVAAAFLELEKGYQEAIEEITKRMGAGMAKFICQEVETVDDYDEYCHYVAGLVGLGLSKLFLAGGSEVLTPDWEAISNSMGLFLQKTNIIRDYLEDINEIPKSRMFWPREIWGKYADKLEDLKYEENSTKSVQCLNELVTNALMHIEDCLKYMAALRDPSIFRFCAIPQIMAIGTLALCYNNVQVFRGVVKLRRGLTAKVIDRTKTMADVYGAFYDFSCMLKTKVDRNDPNASKTLNRLEAVQKLCIDTGVLNNRKSYVDDKGQPNNVFIIMVVILLAIVFAYLRAN
- the LOC104716667 gene encoding SH3 domain-containing protein 2, which encodes MEAIRKQASRLREQVARQQQAVFKQFGGGGYGSGLSDEAELNQHQKLEKLYISTRAAKHYQRDIVRGVEGYIVTGSKQVEIGTKLSEDSRKYGSDNTCTNGNVLIRAALSYGRARAQMEKERGNMLKALGTQVAEPLRAMVLGAPLEDARHLAQRYDRMRQEAEAQATEVARRQAKARESQGNPDILMKLESAEAKLHDLKSNMTILGKEAASALASVEDQQQKLTLERLLSMVESERAYHQRVLQILDQLEGEMASERQRIEAPSTPSSAESMPPPPSYEEANGVFASQMHDTSTDSMGYFLGEVLFPYHGVTDVELSLSTGEYVVVRKVTGSGWAEGECKGRAGWFPYEYIERRERVLASKVSEVF
- the LOC104716666 gene encoding inactive squalene synthase 2-like, which codes for MGSLSTILRHPDELYPLLKLKIAINKAQKQIPLEPNLAFCYSMLHKVSKSFSLVIQQLGTELRNAVCVFYLILRALDTVEDDTSVAVEIKLPILIAFHRHIYDCDWHFSCGTKEYKVLMDQFHHVSAAFLELEKGYQEAIEDITKRMGAGMATFICKEVETVDGYDEYCHYAAGLVGLGLSKIFITSELEMLTPDWEHISNSTGLFLQKTNIIKDYLEDINEIPKSRMFWPREIWGKYVDKLEVLQYEENSTKAVKCLNEMVTNALIHVEDCLKSLASLRDPAIFQSCAIPQIVAIGTLALCYNNIQVFRGVVRLRRGLIAKIIDRTKNMDDVYGLFYDFSCMLQSKVDKSDPDAMKTLNRLETIKKVSRDNGVLHKRKTYVKDDAQSKDVFIVMFVLLLAIVVMYLKANQCK
- the LOC104716668 gene encoding squalene synthase 1 isoform X2, whose amino-acid sequence is MDQFHHVAAAFLELEKGYQEAIEEITKRMGAGMAKFICQEVETVDDYDEYCHYVAGLVGLGLSKLFLAGGSEVLTPDWEAISNSMGLFLQKTNIIRDYLEDINEIPKSRMFWPREIWGKYADKLEDLKYEENSTKSVQCLNELVTNALMHIEDCLKYMAALRDPSIFRFCAIPQIMAIGTLALCYNNVQVFRGVVKLRRGLTAKVIDRTKTMADVYGAFYDFSCMLKTKVDRNDPNASKTLNRLEAVQKLCIDTGVLNNRKSYVDDKGQPNNVFIIMVVILLAIVFAYLRAN